Within the Polaribacter pectinis genome, the region AAAGAAATTAGTTTTTGCTGTAATTCTATTGATTTATTTGAGTATTCGAAGTTCATAGATTTATATAGTTATAATTTTTCCTTGATTAGTAATTATTCTTTCATTATCCAACCAACCTTCAATTTCAATAGTATTATTATTTAAATCAATTTCTTTAATTTCTTGAAATGGTAATTTTAAAGGGTTTGTAAAATCATATATTTTAATGATAAAAGGACAAGCCCAAAAGCATCCGATAATTGCTAATTTTTCTCCATTGGGAGATAAATAAAACTCTGTTGCAATAAAACCATCTTCGTTGGGAGAATAGCTTTCCATCTTATTATTAGTTAGATCGATTACGGTTTGACCTCCGTAAATATCTTCAGCACATACTAAATAATCTATACTTTCTTTTCTAAACCAATTAAAAAATAATTCCCCATGGTTACTAAAAAATTCAAATATCCTTTCATCCTTTTTGTTATCAAAAACCTCAACTTTAGTTACGTCCCAATTTGTATCAGCTTTATTTTGAATGTAACTAACCGTTTTTATAGAATAATTTCTTGTTGGAGATTTATGAATTTCTTCACTATTTTTAATTAATGATTTTGGATCAAAATAATCCGTAATTTCTTTCCTTATTACATTAATATAATTCACTCGTGTTTTTTTAATTATTTTACCCAGCAATCATATAACCACCATCTGCAGTATAAACGCCACCAGTCATGTAATTTCCAGCATCAGAAGCTAACAAGCAAGCTAAACCTACCATTTCTTCTGGCATTCCCATTCTTGCACTTGGTAAAGATTTTTCAATTTTACCAAGAATTTTTTCGTTTTGCCAAAGTGCTGCACTGAACTTTGTTTTAATTAAACCTGGGCAAATTGCATTGGCTTTTACACCATATTGTCCCCATTCTTTTGCTTGATTTTTTGTCAGCATTAAAATTGCCGCTTTACTTGTGCTGTAAATTCCCAATCCGAAACCAGGAGTTAAGGCTTCTACAGAAGCAATATTAATAATGCTTCCGTTTTTATTTGCTTTAAAATGTGGTAAAACCAAGTTGGATAAACTCCAAGGTGCTTTTACATTTACATCCATTATTTTATCAAAAATTGCAGGATCTACATCTTCAATTGGTCCAAAAACAGGATTTATAGCTGCATTATTTACTAAAACATCTATTCTACCAAAAGCTTTAATTGTTTTATCAATTAGGTTTTTTCGTTGATCTTCTTTACCAATATGACATGCAATACCGATTGCTTTTAAACCTTCTTCAGTAAATTCTTTTACAACTTCGTCACAAGCTTCTTGACTTCTGCTTGAAATTACCACTTGCGCTCCGTTTTCTGCCAAACCTTTTGCAATTGCTTTTCCGATTCCTTTACTTGAACCTGTAACTATAGCAACTTTCCCTTCTAAATTAAATTGTTCTTTTATATTCATTATAAAATAAATTCTTTGTCTTTTTTAATGGTTAAAACTTCGTTGCTCATTAATGATTCTGCCAATGAATTTGTTTTTGGTACTTCATATTTAAAATAGAATTTCATGGTATGAATTTTACTCTCATAAAAAGTTTCTGAATATTTTTTATCAGAATTACTCAATTCTTTTTTAGCATCTACAGCCATTTCTAACCATAACCAACCTAAAACAACAATGCTCATATATTCCATAAATAAATTTGCATCTGCTAAATAGCGCTCGTAATTTCCTTTCATTGCAAATGGCATTAAATGACCTAACACTTTTTGAGAAAGCTTTAATTTATCACCTAAAATAGTAGCGTAGGTTTTTAAATCTTCATCATTGGAAGCTGCAATAATTGTTTTTACAATTTCAGCAGATAACAATTCTAAACCTTTTCCATTATGCATGGTTACTTTTCTACCCAACAAATCTTGCGATTGAATTCCTGTTGTTCCTTCATATAAAGCAGAAATTCTAATATCTCTATAATACTGTTGTAAAGAAAAATCGGTACAAAAGCCATAACCTCCTAAAACTTGCAATCCATTATCTACAGATTCTGCACCAGCTTCAGATGGAAATGTTTTTACAATCGGAATAATCATTTCTAACAATAAATTGTATTTTTCTTTTTCTTCTTTGGAAGTTGCCGTTGTTAAAATATCATGATATTTAGAAGCTAACATTACCAAACTTAAAGAACCTTCTGCAATCGATTTTTGCAACAACAACATTCTTCTAACATCTGGATGTTCTATAATTAAACTCTGCTTTTCTGTTGGATTTTTCTTACCATCTGCAGATAATTTTCTTCCTTGAGAACGTTCATTTGCATATTGTAAAGACGCCCTGTATGCTGCCATAGTTATAGCTGCTGCACCTCTACCAACTGCAATTCTTGCGCCATTCATCATTAAAAACATTTGGTTTAAACCTTTGTGTTCTTCACCTACAAGCCAACCTCTACAATCGTCGGAATCTCCAAAACCTAAATGTGTTGTACAATATCCTCTTTGTCCCATTTTCTGAAAATCTGCAATGGTCATTACATCATTATATTCTAAAGTTCCATCTGCTTTTGGTCTGTTTTTAGGAACAACAAATAAAGAAATTCCTTTAGTTCCTTTTGGTGCGCCTTCTATTCTTGCCAAAACTAAATGCACAAAATTATCTGCATATTGATGATCGCCTCCAGAAATAAATATTTTCTGTCCAGAAATTTTATAAAATCCATCTGAAGTTGGCGTTGCTTTTGTTGAAATGTCAGAAAGTGAACTTCCTGCTTGTGGTTCTGTTAAACACATGGTTCCTCCCCAAGTTCCAGAAAGCATCTTTGGCACGTATGTTTCTTTTAATTTTTCATTACCAAATTCTACGATTAATTCTGCTGAACCTTGTGTTAAACTTGGGTAACCTGGCAAATGATTATTTGCAGCATCCATAATATAAACTGCTGCTTGTAATGCTGAAAAAGGAATTTGTAAACCTCCATCTTCATAATCGAAAGCTGCAGCGATAATGCCCATTTCGCCACTTTGTTTCATAACAGTTCCCACTTGTTTATGAACAATTACAGTTCCGTCTTTATGATATGCTGGATTTTCATCCATTTCTTTAAAATATGGAAATAACTCTCTATCTGAAAACTCTTTTACAGAATCTATAAATAAGTTTAACGATTCCATATCATGTTCTTGAAATCTTTCTCTCGATAGTAAATTTTCTAATTTATGAATATCATACAATATGTATTTAAGTGTTTCAAGATCTACATATTTTTTTGGCATATTAATGAAATTTAATCGTTGAATTTTAGTCTTGTAATTCTTATTTATAAGATATTACTTCCTCAAATATAACGAAAAATATTATGCGTGCATAGTAAATTGTAAAAACGATAAATTTCAAATAATCTAAAACTTATTGCACAGACAAAATTAAAGTCTATAAACAAGTATTGTTATATCAATAAAAAGGGTTAGAGTTGATTTTTAATTTTCTGAAGTTCTGCTTTTACCAATTCTAATCTGTTAATAATATCTTGATTATCGAAAATCCCTTCAGGGTTTTCCTTGAGCTTTTGTTTTGCTCCATCTAAAGTAAAACCTCTTTCTTTAACTAAATTAAAGATTAGTTTGAAGTTCTTAATGTCTTCTTGAGTAAAAAGGCGGTTTCCTTTGGCATTTTTTTTTGGTTTAATAATAGCAAATTCCTTTTCCCAAAAACGAATTAAAGAAGTATTTACATCAAAAGCTTTGGCGACTTCGCCTATTTTGTAGTATCTTTTTTCAGGTAAATCTATGTGCATTTATTGATATTGTGTAATTATTAAACTGTGTAAAAGTGTAGTTGCTACACGATTTTAATCATAAGATTGCCCTTCTTCTTCTGCAGCTTTTTGCATGGCAGCAAATTCTTCTGGAGTTAAGTCTCCATAATAAAAGTTAATAGGGTTTAAAGCTCTATCATTTTTATGAACTTCATAATGTAAATGCGCAGAAACAGAACGCCCAGTATTACCAACATAGCCAATTAAATCGCCACGTTTTACATTTTGATTTTTTTTAGCTTTAATCATACTCATGTGAGCATAAATAGTTTTGTACCCATAACCATGGTCTATATAAACTACCTTACCAAAAGTTGCACTTCTTTCTGCTCTAATTACAGTTCCGTTACCAGAAGCATAAATTGGCGTACCTACTGGAGCTGTAAAATCCATTCCTTTATGGAACTTTCTAATCTTTAAAATAGGATGCATTCTCCATTTATAACCAGAGGCCATTCTTGTTAAATCTTCTAACTTTACAGGTAAAATAGCAGGTATTGCTGCTAACATTTTTTCTTTTTCTTTTGCTAAAACAACTATTTCGTCTAAAGATTTAGATTGTACTACCAATTGTTTAGACAAAACATCTATTTCTTTGGTTAGGTTCGTAATCATAGTAGAATTGTCGAAACCTTCTAAAGATTTGTATCTATTTACACCTCCAAAACCAGCTTTTCTTTGTTCTTCTGGTATTGGGTTTGCTTCAAAATAGGTTCTATAAATATTGTTATCTCTTTCTTGAAGCTGTGCTAGAATAGCTCCGCTTTCTTCCATTCTTTTCGTTAAAAGCTCATAATGCAACTTTAAATTTTCTAATTCTCTTGCTTGAGCTCGCTCATTTGGAGACATTATAAACTGACTAAAAACAATAAAACCAATGAATGCGATAAGAAATATAGCAAAAAGACCGAAAACAGATTTCTTATAATATTGACTTTTTCTTACAGTAATTTTTCTGTAAGAAAGCGTATCTTCATCGTAATAATATTTTACTTTTGCCATAATGTTAAATGTACTATTTTTGTACATTAAATTTGAAATTTTTATTGAAATCTCATTTTTAATAACTCGCTAATTTACAAAATGTTTTATAACTGCTTTTTTTAAGTAGTATTTTTAGAAATATATTAACACAATCCAAAGTTTTTTGGAAACTTCTTTTTTATGAAATCTCAAGATATTCGTTCTACTTTTTTAAATTTTTTCAAAGAAAAATCTCATTTAATTGTGCCTTCAGCTCCAATGGTTACAAAAGATGACCCAACTTTAATGTTTGTTAATTCTGGAATGGCGCCCTTTAAAGAATATTTTTTAGGAAACGGAACTCCAAAGAACAATAGAATATCCGATTCTCAAAAATGTTTGCGTGTTTCTGGTAAACATAACGATTTAGAAGAAGTTGGTTATGATACTTATCATCATACTTTATTCGAAATGTTAGGTAATTGGTCTTTTGGAGATTATTTTAAGAAAGAAGCAATTGCTTGGGCTTGGGAATTATTAACTGAAGTTTACAAGATTGATAAAGACATTTTATATGTAACCGTTTTTGAAGGTTCTGATGATGCAGACAATCTAAAAATGGATACAGAAGCTTTCGATTTATGGAAAGAATTTATTGCTGAAGACAGAATTTTAAAAGGAAACAAGAAAGATAATTTTTGGGAAATGGGAGAGCAAGGACCTTGTGGACCCTGTTCTGAAATTCATGTAGATATTCGTTCTGCAGAAGAAAAAGCAAAAGTAGATGGGCGTACTTTAATTAATGAAGATCACCCTCATGTAGTAGAGATTTGGAATTTAGTTTTTATGCAATTCAATAGAAAAGCAAACGGAACTTTAGAAGAATTACCAAACAAACACATAGATACTGGAATGGGTTTTGAACGTCTGTGTATGGTTTTACAGAATGTTCAATCGAATTATGATACTGATGTTTTTAAACCAATTATTAGTGAAATTTCTACAATTACAAACACAAAATATGGTGCTAACGAAAAACAAGATATTGCAACTCGTGTAATTTCTGACCATGTTAGAGCTGTAGCCTTTTCTATAGCAGATGGGCAATTGCCAAGTAATACAGGTGCAGGTTATGTAATTCGTAGAATTTTACGAAGAGCAGTTCGTTATGGTTTTACTTTTCTAGACAAAAAAGAGCCTTTCATTTATAGACTAGTTGATGTTTTAAGTAAAAAAATGGGAGATGCTTTCCCTGAATTAAAAGCTCAAAAACAATTAATTGAAAACGTGATTAAAGAGGAAGAAACTTCTTTTTTAAGAACATTAGACCAAGGTTTGGTTTTATTAGATGCAATTATAGCAGACTCTAAAACAAAAGAAATTTCTGGTGAAAAAGTTTTTGAATTGTATGATACTTTTGGTTTTCCGGTAGATTTAACTGCTTTAATTCTTTCTGAAAAAGGATTCACTTTAGATGAAAAAGGATTTGATGAGGAACTTCAAAAACAAAAAAATAGATCGAGAGCCGCAAGCGAAATGTCTACTGAAGATTGGACTCTTTTGGTTGACGATGCTGTGGAAGAATTTATAGGTTACGATTCTTTAGAAGCAACTGTAAAATTAACTAGATACAGAAAAGTTACTTCGAAAAAAGACGGAGAAATGTATCAATTAGTTTTCAACTTAACACCTTTTTATCCAGAAGGTGGTGGACAAGTTGGTGACAAAGGATATTTAGAAGATACACATGGAGATGTTGTATATATTCTTGATACTAAAAAAGAAAACAACGTAATAATTCATTTTTCAAAAAACCTACCAAAGCATTTAAATGAAAGTTTTAAGGCAGTTGTAGATGAAAAACAACGTTACAGAACAGAATGTAATCATACTGCAACACATTTATTACATCAAGCTTTAAGAGAAGTTTTAGGAACACATGTAGAGCAAAAAGGTTCTGCTGTACATTCTAAATATTTACGTTTCGATTTTTCTCATTTTTCTAAATTAACTGTTGATGAATTACGTGATGTAGAAAACTTTGTAAACGCAAGAATTTCTGGTAAACTTCCTTTAGAAGAAAGTAGAAATATTACCATGGAACAAGCAATTGCAGATGGAGCAATGGCGTTATTTGGTGAAAAGTATGGAGATACAGTTAGAGCAATAAAATTTGGAAAATCTATTGAACTTTGTGGTGGAACTCACGTAAAAAACACAAGTGACATCTGGCATTTTAAAATAAAATCTGAAGGAGCTGTTGCTTCTGGAATTAGAAGAATAGAAGCAATTACAAACGATGCTGTAAAAGATTTTTATTTTGAAAACAATAGAGCTTTATTCGAAATTAAAGATCTATTAAACAATACTAAAGAACCTGTTAAAGCTGTTCAGAAATTACAAGAAGAGAACACAACTTTACAGAAACAAATAGAACAACTTTTAAAAGAAAAAGCGCAAAACTTATCTGGTGAATTAAGAAACCAGTTAAGAGAAATAAATGGCGTACAGTTTTTAGCTACAAAAGTAGATTTAGACGCAAACGGAATTAAAAATTTAGCTTTTGGTTTA harbors:
- a CDS encoding acyl-CoA dehydrogenase, with translation MPKKYVDLETLKYILYDIHKLENLLSRERFQEHDMESLNLFIDSVKEFSDRELFPYFKEMDENPAYHKDGTVIVHKQVGTVMKQSGEMGIIAAAFDYEDGGLQIPFSALQAAVYIMDAANNHLPGYPSLTQGSAELIVEFGNEKLKETYVPKMLSGTWGGTMCLTEPQAGSSLSDISTKATPTSDGFYKISGQKIFISGGDHQYADNFVHLVLARIEGAPKGTKGISLFVVPKNRPKADGTLEYNDVMTIADFQKMGQRGYCTTHLGFGDSDDCRGWLVGEEHKGLNQMFLMMNGARIAVGRGAAAITMAAYRASLQYANERSQGRKLSADGKKNPTEKQSLIIEHPDVRRMLLLQKSIAEGSLSLVMLASKYHDILTTATSKEEKEKYNLLLEMIIPIVKTFPSEAGAESVDNGLQVLGGYGFCTDFSLQQYYRDIRISALYEGTTGIQSQDLLGRKVTMHNGKGLELLSAEIVKTIIAASNDEDLKTYATILGDKLKLSQKVLGHLMPFAMKGNYERYLADANLFMEYMSIVVLGWLWLEMAVDAKKELSNSDKKYSETFYESKIHTMKFYFKYEVPKTNSLAESLMSNEVLTIKKDKEFIL
- a CDS encoding MerR family transcriptional regulator — encoded protein: MHIDLPEKRYYKIGEVAKAFDVNTSLIRFWEKEFAIIKPKKNAKGNRLFTQEDIKNFKLIFNLVKERGFTLDGAKQKLKENPEGIFDNQDIINRLELVKAELQKIKNQL
- the alaS gene encoding alanine--tRNA ligase, translating into MKSQDIRSTFLNFFKEKSHLIVPSAPMVTKDDPTLMFVNSGMAPFKEYFLGNGTPKNNRISDSQKCLRVSGKHNDLEEVGYDTYHHTLFEMLGNWSFGDYFKKEAIAWAWELLTEVYKIDKDILYVTVFEGSDDADNLKMDTEAFDLWKEFIAEDRILKGNKKDNFWEMGEQGPCGPCSEIHVDIRSAEEKAKVDGRTLINEDHPHVVEIWNLVFMQFNRKANGTLEELPNKHIDTGMGFERLCMVLQNVQSNYDTDVFKPIISEISTITNTKYGANEKQDIATRVISDHVRAVAFSIADGQLPSNTGAGYVIRRILRRAVRYGFTFLDKKEPFIYRLVDVLSKKMGDAFPELKAQKQLIENVIKEEETSFLRTLDQGLVLLDAIIADSKTKEISGEKVFELYDTFGFPVDLTALILSEKGFTLDEKGFDEELQKQKNRSRAASEMSTEDWTLLVDDAVEEFIGYDSLEATVKLTRYRKVTSKKDGEMYQLVFNLTPFYPEGGGQVGDKGYLEDTHGDVVYILDTKKENNVIIHFSKNLPKHLNESFKAVVDEKQRYRTECNHTATHLLHQALREVLGTHVEQKGSAVHSKYLRFDFSHFSKLTVDELRDVENFVNARISGKLPLEESRNITMEQAIADGAMALFGEKYGDTVRAIKFGKSIELCGGTHVKNTSDIWHFKIKSEGAVASGIRRIEAITNDAVKDFYFENNRALFEIKDLLNNTKEPVKAVQKLQEENTTLQKQIEQLLKEKAQNLSGELRNQLREINGVQFLATKVDLDANGIKNLAFGLGKEYQNLFLVFATAPSKDKAMLTCYISKELANERGYDAGKVVRELGKLIHGGGGGQNFFATAGGKNPGGIPKALERAVDYLV
- a CDS encoding SDR family NAD(P)-dependent oxidoreductase, with the protein product MNIKEQFNLEGKVAIVTGSSKGIGKAIAKGLAENGAQVVISSRSQEACDEVVKEFTEEGLKAIGIACHIGKEDQRKNLIDKTIKAFGRIDVLVNNAAINPVFGPIEDVDPAIFDKIMDVNVKAPWSLSNLVLPHFKANKNGSIINIASVEALTPGFGLGIYSTSKAAILMLTKNQAKEWGQYGVKANAICPGLIKTKFSAALWQNEKILGKIEKSLPSARMGMPEEMVGLACLLASDAGNYMTGGVYTADGGYMIAG
- a CDS encoding M23 family metallopeptidase — translated: MAKVKYYYDEDTLSYRKITVRKSQYYKKSVFGLFAIFLIAFIGFIVFSQFIMSPNERAQARELENLKLHYELLTKRMEESGAILAQLQERDNNIYRTYFEANPIPEEQRKAGFGGVNRYKSLEGFDNSTMITNLTKEIDVLSKQLVVQSKSLDEIVVLAKEKEKMLAAIPAILPVKLEDLTRMASGYKWRMHPILKIRKFHKGMDFTAPVGTPIYASGNGTVIRAERSATFGKVVYIDHGYGYKTIYAHMSMIKAKKNQNVKRGDLIGYVGNTGRSVSAHLHYEVHKNDRALNPINFYYGDLTPEEFAAMQKAAEEEGQSYD